One genomic window of Ornithorhynchus anatinus isolate Pmale09 chromosome 10, mOrnAna1.pri.v4, whole genome shotgun sequence includes the following:
- the NTF4 gene encoding neurotrophin-4: MLWSPRPFVLVLVLPAALAAPLAPPLPLAGPDWSLLSPRVALGRSLPAGPPLLFLLESGAPVGAAANRSRRGAGPGRRGELSVCDAVSRWVTDRRTAVDIRGREVAVLAEVQTLAGPLKQYFFETRCKAGAGGAGGTGGAGGPGGGGCRGVDRRHWVSECKAKQSYVRALTADDQKLVGWRWIRIDTACVCTLLSRAGRA; encoded by the coding sequence ATGCTCTGGTCTCCTCGACCcttcgtcctcgtcctcgtcctgcCGGCCGCTCTGGCggcccccctcgccccgcccctgcccctggccgggCCGGACTGGTCGCTGCTGAGCCCCCGGGTGGCCCTGGGCCGCTCTTTGCCGGCGGGCCccccgctcctcttcctcctggagaGCGGGGCCCCGGTGGGGGCGGCGGCCAACCGGAGCCGgcgcggggcgggcccggggcggcggggggagctgTCCGTCTGCGACGCGGTCAGCCGCTGGGTGACGGACCGCCGGACGGCCGTGGACATCCGGGGCCGGGAGGTGGCCGTGCTGGCCGAGGTGCAGACCCTGGCCGGGCCCCTGAAGCAGTATTTCTTCGAGACGCGCTgcaaggccggggccgggggcgccggggggaccgggggcgccggggggcccggcggcgggggctGCCGCGGCGTGGACCGGCGCCACTGGGTGTCCGAGTGCAAGGCCAAACAGTCGTACGTGCGGGCGCTCACCGCCGACGACCAGAAGCTGGTCGGCTGGCGCTGGATCCGCATCGACACCGCCTGCGTGTGCACCTTGCTGAGCCGAGCCGGCCGCGCCTGA